A stretch of Maniola hyperantus chromosome 15, iAphHyp1.2, whole genome shotgun sequence DNA encodes these proteins:
- the LOC117989266 gene encoding uncharacterized protein isoform X1, whose translation MDRFIILICVLTCIIHCEGEGQTVLSAVLTPDEKPLLRQERSYYDRYGYDPPYGRLDDRPSRCGRCDDDEDDDDDDYDRGRGRDDDRRSNRPTSGSRNDRNDRTDRNKYDDDDNRRYDDRNDRNNRNGTDDNDDKKHDDDKDSDRPHRRRNKNRHRYDDRNRYRPDYYDQFLRDPYRDRYDDPYRRPAYDRYYPDRYDDYGRDGYYSYSGYRRPLYEDRYDRGSGYSDGYGGYGPGVGRAPHDSFRPWDETYRGQAGWDSGGRGYYFASGRPDATAWGQQQYARPATSGGGWQNTGYSAGYGGGYRDPGYRGSAYAGPTGGYAGAASGYAGSAGGYSGSAGGYTGSAGGYTGSSGGYTGSAGGYTGSSGGYSGASGGYSGASGGYTGGAGGYAGGYQDLNSAGYGQSSGWRNVGERRPYRDQSGVAHLDTKVSQEQDTRYGQNRPSYQSNTYPPQSGAYGQTSSSPSTPGTSYLFQREDEVATQPETTVAPS comes from the exons ATGGATCGGTTCATTATATTG ATTTGTGTACTAACATGTATAATCCACTGCGAAGGAGAAGGACAAACCGTTCTATCAGCCGTACTAACTCCAGACGAAAAACCTCTACTGCGTCAAGAAAGAAGCTACTACGATCGATATGGCTATGATCCACCATATGGGAGACTAGATGATAGACCGTCAAGGTGCGGTcgatgtgatgatgatgaagatgatgatgacgatgattacGATAGAGGACGAGGTAGAGATGATGATAGACGCTCAAACAGACCAACATCCGGCAGCAGAAATGACAGGAATGATAGAACCGACAGAAATAAGTACGATGATGACGATAATAGAAGATACGATGATAGGAATGATAGAAACAACAGAAATGGAACCGATGACAATGATGATAAGAAACATGATGATGACAAAGACAGCGATAGACCGCACCGTAGGAGAAACAAGAACAGACATCGATATGATGACCGAAATAGATACAGACCTGATTATTACGATCAGTTTCTAAGAGATCCATACAGAGATAGATACGATGATCCTTACAGAAGACCTGCTTATGATAGGTATTACCCTGACAGATATGATGATTATGGAAGAGATGGGTATTACTCATATTCGGGTTATAGACGGCCGTTGTATGAGGATCGCTATGACAGAGGTAGTGGATATTCAGACGGTTATGGAGGATATGGACCAGGAGTTGGACGTGCGCCTCATGACAG TTTCAGACCATGGGACGAGACGTACCGTGGTCAAGCAGGTTGGGACTCGGGTGGTCGTGGATACTATTTTGCATCAGGTCGACCAGACGCCACTGCTTGGGGACAGCAGCAATATGCTAG gCCTGCAACATCTGGTGGTGGATGGCAGAATACCGGTTACTCAGCCGGGTATGGTGGAGGATACAGGGATCCGGGATACCGAGGATCCGCGTACGCTGGTCCTACTGGAGGATACGCTGGAGCTGCTAGTGGCTACGCTGGTTCCGCTGGAGGATACTCTGGTTCAGCTGGAGGATACACTGGTTCTGCTGGAGGATACACTGGTTCTTCTGGAGGATACACTGGTTCTGCTGGAGGATACACTGGTTCTTCTGGAGGATACAGTGGTGCTTCTGGAGGATACAGTGGTGCGTCTGGAGGATACACTGGTGGAGCTGGAGGATACGCTGGGGGATACCAGGATCTAAACTCCGCAGGATACGGCCAGTCCAGTGGCTGGCGTAATGTTGGGGAGAGAAGACCTTACAGAGATCAAAG CGGAGTGGCCCACTTGGACACAAAAGTTTCGCAAGAACAGGACACCCGTTACGGCCAGAACCGCCCGAGCTACCAGTCTAATACCTACCCACCGCAATCAGGAGCGTACGGACAAACCAGCTCCTCTCCGTCAACTCCCGGCACCAGCTATCTGTTCCAGAGAGAGGATGAGGTGGCCACACAGCCTGAAACTACTGTGGCACCGTCTTAG
- the LOC117989266 gene encoding uncharacterized protein isoform X2: protein MDRFIILICVLTCIIHCEGEGQTVLSAVLTPDEKPLLRQERSYYDRYGYDPPYGRLDDRPSRCGRCDDDEDDDDDDYDRGRGRDDDRRSNRPTSGSRNDRNDRTDRNKYDDDDNRRYDDRNDRNNRNGTDDNDDKKHDDDKDSDRPHRRRNKNRHRYDDRNRYRPDYYDQFLRDPYRDRYDDPYRRPAYDRYYPDRYDDYGRDGYYSYSGYRRPLYEDRYDRGSGYSDGYGGYGPGVGRAPHDRPWDETYRGQAGWDSGGRGYYFASGRPDATAWGQQQYARPATSGGGWQNTGYSAGYGGGYRDPGYRGSAYAGPTGGYAGAASGYAGSAGGYSGSAGGYTGSAGGYTGSSGGYTGSAGGYTGSSGGYSGASGGYSGASGGYTGGAGGYAGGYQDLNSAGYGQSSGWRNVGERRPYRDQSGVAHLDTKVSQEQDTRYGQNRPSYQSNTYPPQSGAYGQTSSSPSTPGTSYLFQREDEVATQPETTVAPS, encoded by the exons ATGGATCGGTTCATTATATTG ATTTGTGTACTAACATGTATAATCCACTGCGAAGGAGAAGGACAAACCGTTCTATCAGCCGTACTAACTCCAGACGAAAAACCTCTACTGCGTCAAGAAAGAAGCTACTACGATCGATATGGCTATGATCCACCATATGGGAGACTAGATGATAGACCGTCAAGGTGCGGTcgatgtgatgatgatgaagatgatgatgacgatgattacGATAGAGGACGAGGTAGAGATGATGATAGACGCTCAAACAGACCAACATCCGGCAGCAGAAATGACAGGAATGATAGAACCGACAGAAATAAGTACGATGATGACGATAATAGAAGATACGATGATAGGAATGATAGAAACAACAGAAATGGAACCGATGACAATGATGATAAGAAACATGATGATGACAAAGACAGCGATAGACCGCACCGTAGGAGAAACAAGAACAGACATCGATATGATGACCGAAATAGATACAGACCTGATTATTACGATCAGTTTCTAAGAGATCCATACAGAGATAGATACGATGATCCTTACAGAAGACCTGCTTATGATAGGTATTACCCTGACAGATATGATGATTATGGAAGAGATGGGTATTACTCATATTCGGGTTATAGACGGCCGTTGTATGAGGATCGCTATGACAGAGGTAGTGGATATTCAGACGGTTATGGAGGATATGGACCAGGAGTTGGACGTGCGCCTCATGACAG ACCATGGGACGAGACGTACCGTGGTCAAGCAGGTTGGGACTCGGGTGGTCGTGGATACTATTTTGCATCAGGTCGACCAGACGCCACTGCTTGGGGACAGCAGCAATATGCTAG gCCTGCAACATCTGGTGGTGGATGGCAGAATACCGGTTACTCAGCCGGGTATGGTGGAGGATACAGGGATCCGGGATACCGAGGATCCGCGTACGCTGGTCCTACTGGAGGATACGCTGGAGCTGCTAGTGGCTACGCTGGTTCCGCTGGAGGATACTCTGGTTCAGCTGGAGGATACACTGGTTCTGCTGGAGGATACACTGGTTCTTCTGGAGGATACACTGGTTCTGCTGGAGGATACACTGGTTCTTCTGGAGGATACAGTGGTGCTTCTGGAGGATACAGTGGTGCGTCTGGAGGATACACTGGTGGAGCTGGAGGATACGCTGGGGGATACCAGGATCTAAACTCCGCAGGATACGGCCAGTCCAGTGGCTGGCGTAATGTTGGGGAGAGAAGACCTTACAGAGATCAAAG CGGAGTGGCCCACTTGGACACAAAAGTTTCGCAAGAACAGGACACCCGTTACGGCCAGAACCGCCCGAGCTACCAGTCTAATACCTACCCACCGCAATCAGGAGCGTACGGACAAACCAGCTCCTCTCCGTCAACTCCCGGCACCAGCTATCTGTTCCAGAGAGAGGATGAGGTGGCCACACAGCCTGAAACTACTGTGGCACCGTCTTAG